The following are from one region of the Carassius auratus strain Wakin chromosome 13, ASM336829v1, whole genome shotgun sequence genome:
- the LOC113112746 gene encoding jeltraxin-like encodes MKRVASYVFFIALCGLALSLEPKKDKKCLREKVITFPELTTSNWAKLHPNESMDLSAVTVCLRFYTEQATPSPCLFSLATPSHPQDFSLRWSGDSKHYQMFIHNTQVEFKGLTFNMNQWNSVCATWDSKSGLAQMFVNEVASIKKVVGTKVSFKGMPVITPGQYQTQYDGGFLQPSIFTGFISDVHVHGQVLTTRQIKTYMGAKSKYKLGDYINWHNLMYTIAGSAQVEEKSHVTFYTKEEQQ; translated from the exons TAGAGccaaagaaagacaaaaaatgtTTGAGGGAGAAGGTCATCACATTCCCAGAGCTGACCACCAGCAACTGGGCGAAGCTCCATCCGAATGAATCCATGGATCTGTCTGCAGTCACCGTGTGTTTGCGATTTTACACTGAACAAGCGACTCCCAGCCCATGTCTTTTTTCTCTGGCTACACCGTCCCACCCTCAAGACTTTTCTTTACGTTGGTCAGGTGACAGCAAACATTA CCAGATGTTTATTCACAACACCCAGGTTGAATTCAAAGGGTTGACGTTCAACATGAATCAGTGGAACTCAGTGTGTGCGACCTGGGATTCCAAAAGTGGTCTTGCACAGATGTTTGTGAATGAAGTAGCTAGCATTAAGAAGGTGGTGGGCACTAAAGTATCTTTCAAAGGAATGCCTGTCATCACACCTGGCCAGTATCAGACCCAATATGATGGAGGGTTCCTCCAACCCTCTATCTTCACAGGTTTCATATCAGATGTGCATGTGCATGGACAAGTCCTGACCACCCGTCAGATTAAGACCTACATGGGGGCAAAGAGCAAATACAAACTTGGTGATTACATTAACTGGCACAATCTGATGTACACCATTGCTGGGTCTGCACAAGTGGAAGAAAAGAGTCATGTAACATTCTATACCAAAGAAGAGCAGCAATAG